The following are from one region of the Rhipicephalus microplus isolate Deutch F79 chromosome 1, USDA_Rmic, whole genome shotgun sequence genome:
- the abo gene encoding de-etiolated protein 1 abo, with protein sequence MSNHEKLVVRHRTSQDGQSCGCGRPAYLINAAAQMSLDCNACKVRDDKDLPRIPKIPAQNIILRLQHREIYAAKQNVSPLHVSRRLHQNACPNFTVVNVEKPPCFLRKFSPDGKHLVAFSSDQTSIEIYWYRGPCAAAHLLRGFSGDHLGSEAESAQVRSTIFSEFFRLRHIVNVSGNGGEQLNRECSLFTDDCRHVIVGSAMYVPEEPHPFFWDMHRNNESVSPSPRSPLEDYSLHLVDMVTGTLKDKRTFKTDKIFLSHNQGLYLYRDTLAVLSVQHQTVHIFKVTKEGHFVDVRTVGRFCYEDDELLVSSAFLATGRSEQRPYCERTLNSLKHRLLVHLYRQAEAEQNPTALRKFYQHFDQLCDLRLWKMQLLDERHLLLKYASEDVVSFRLSDPNSQPSFFVVYNLVTTEVLAVYENTSEELLELLENFSDLLRNAALHSDAQLTCSPSNNIYARLVQQRFKQTIVNARYGGQTEAVKRLLAQLPISSQSYSNSPYLDLALFSYDDKWVSVLERPKACGDYPIRFYARDSGLLKFKIYAGLQGRNAPPAARRLVAFTFHPYDPFAISVQRTNAEYVVNFHIHNSSSPFTS encoded by the exons ATGTCTAACCACGAGAAACTCGTCGTTCGGCACAGGACCTCTCAGGACGGGCAGAGTTGCGGGTGCGGGCGGCCGGCATATCTCATCAATGCGGCTGCACAGATGTCACTTGACTGTAACGCCTGTAAAGTACGTGATGACAAGGACTTGCCGAGAATTCCCAAGATTCCGGCACAGAACATTATCTTGCGGCTACAGCACCGCGAAATCTACGCCGCCAAGCAGAACGTGTCGCCGTTGCACGTCTCTCGGCGTCTCCACCAAAATGCGTGTCCTAACTTCACCGTCGTCAACGTGGAAAAGCCGCCGTGTTTTCTGCGAAAATTTTCGCCCGACGGGAAGCACCTCGTGGCTTTCTCGTCTGACCAAACCTCAATCGAGATTTACTGGTACCGCGGTCCCTGTGCGGCTGCCCACCTCTTGAGGGGATTCAGTGGAGACCACTTGGGATCGGAGGCCGAGTCGGCCCAAGTGCGGAGCACCATTTTCAGCGAGTTCTTTCGGCTTCGTCACATTGTGAACGTGTCGGGAAACGGCGGTGAGCAGCTGAATCGCGAGTGCAGCTTGTTCACTGACGATTGTCGGCATGTCATCGTGGGCTCAGCCATGTATGTTCCCGAGGAACCGCATCCGTTTTTCTGGGACATGCACCGCAACAACGAGTCGGTGTCTCCGAGTCCCCGCTCTCCCCTAGAGGACTATTCGCTGCACCTTGTCGATATGGTCACCGGCACCCTCAAGGACAAACGCACATTCAAGACGGACAAGATCTTTCTGTCTCACAATCAGGGACTCTACCTTTACCGCGACACACTGGCGGTTCTCTCAGTACAGCACCAGACTGTCCACATATTCAAG GTCACAAAGGAAGGTCATTTCGTTGATGTCCGCACTGTGGGGCGCTTCTGCTACGAGGACGATGAGCTGCTCGTGTCATCAGCATTCCTTGCAACTGGCAGAAGCGAGCAGCGACCATACTGCGAACGCACTCTTAATTCACTCAAGCACCGCCTGCTGGTGCATCTGTATCGTCAG GCTGAAGCTGAACAGAATCCAACAGCACTGCGCAAGTTCTATCAGCACTTTGACCAGCTTTGTGACCTGCGACTGTGGAAGATGCAACTGCTCGACGAACGACACCTGCTGCTCAAGTATGCCAGTGAAGATGTGGTCTCGTTCCGGCTCTCGGACCCAAACTCccaaccgtccttcttcgtggtTTACAACCTAGTGACCACTGAGGTGCTGGCAGTTTACGAAAACACCTCGGAGGAGCTGCTCGAGTTGCTCGAAAACTTCAGCGACCTACTGCGCAACGCGGCGCTCCACTCGGACGCCCAGCTAACCTGTTCTCCATCTAACAACATTTACGCACGGCTAGTACAGCAGAG GTTCAAGCAGACCATTGTGAATGCTCGCTATGGGGGCCAGACGGAGGCAGTCAAGCGCCTATTGGCACAGCTGCCCATCAGCTCGCAGTCATACAGCAACAGTCCTTACCTAGACCTGGCTCTCTTCAGCTATGACGACAAGTGGGTGTCAGTGCTGGAGAGGCCCAAGGCCTGTGGAGACTATCCAATTCG CTTCTACGCACGGGACTCTGGCCTCCTGAAGTTCAAGATCTATGCAGGTTTGCAGGGGCGAAATGCACCGCCAGCGGCACGACGGCTTGTCGCTTTCACCTTCCACCCTTATGACCCTTTCGCAATAAGTGTACAAAGAACCAATGCAGAGTATGTAGTCAACTTCCACATCCACAATTCCAGCTCACCTTTTACATCTTGA